In the genome of Xanthomonas hortorum pv. pelargonii, the window CGACGCCTACGCGACGCTGCGCCAGCAAGCGATGAAGCAGGGCGTCAAACTGGCCGAAGTGGCGCGACGCATCGTGGCCATGGCCGAGTTGTTGGGATGAACACATGAGCCAAGCCGACCTCCCCGTATTGCGCGTGGCCTACATGCCGCTGATCGATTGCGCACCGCTGATCGCGGCGCAACGGCTGGGCCTGGACCGCGCGCATGGCTTGCAATTGGAGCTGCAGCGTCAGGCGTCGTGGGCCGGCGTGCGCGACCGTCTGCTGGCCGGCGAGGTCGATGCGGCGCATGCCCTGGCCAGCCTGGTGTATGCGATCGATCTCGGTATTGCCGGGCCGCAATGCCCGATGGCGTTGTTGATGACGCTCAACCACAACGGCCAGGCGATCACGCTGGCGCCTGCGCTCGCGCAGGCCTTGGCCGATGGTCACGCGTTGCCGCAGGTGCTGGCCGGTCTGGGCCGCCGTGCGGTGTTTGCGCAGACATTTCCCACCGGTACGCATGCGTTGTGGCTGTATTACTGGCTGGCCGCATGCGGGGTGGACCCAATGCGCGATGTGGATGTGCTCAGCGTTCCGCCGCCGCAGATGCCCGAAGCCTTGGCTAGCGGGCTGGTCGATGGGTATTGCTCCGGCGAGCCGTGGGCTGCGGTGGCCGAGGCGCAGGGCAGCGGTCGCCGCGTGATCCGCAGTGGGGAGTTGTGGGCGGGCCATCCGGAAAAAGTGCTGGCCTGCCGGCGCGAGTTCGCCGCGCTGCAACCAGAGTTGACCGAGCGCATGACCGCCTGCGTGCTGGAAGCCTGTCGCTGGCTGGATGCGGCGCCGGGCAATCGCGCGCAGTGTGCGCAATGGTTGGCCGAGCCGCAGCATATCGGTGTGTCGGCTGCGCATCTGGCTGCGTGTCTGGACGCCGATGTCGAGATTCATGCGAACGATGCGACGGCGCTGGCCTTTCATCGCAATGGTGCGGTGAACATGCCGTGGCTGTCGGATGGCGAGTGGTTCCTGACCCAGTTTCAGCGTTGGGGCTGGCATGACATCCACGACGACGACATCGCGCGGCTGCGCGATATCCATCGGCTGGACAACTATCGGCGCGCGGCAGCCCGCGTGGGTGTAGCTGTGCCGGACGACGATCACCGCAGCAATCGGTTGTTCGATGCGCTCTAGGGCGAATGACTACATGACCTTGTTAGCGCTGTACTGGAGCGCGTTACCGGCAAGGCAACCGGCATGGACCCGCATGCACTCCGAACTCTCGCGCATGCTTGCACTCGTCTGACGCTTGAAGCCTGATTGAGTTGGTTGTGGAGCTATCGATCTGTGGGTTTGCTGGAGGGCCCTTGCCCGCCCACCATCGCGGGACACGCCGCAAGTACGTCCATGTAGGCTCTTACGCGGCATCCATGCCGCGTAAGGTCCCGCGACGGTGGGCGGGCAAGGACCAGTGGAGATGGTCGGTGTGCATGTTTTCAACAAAGCAGCCGACTAACTTTCTGGTGCGGTGTCCTCGCCGATTGCGGGACCGTGTGGCGGCATGGATGCCGCCACCGAGCCTACATGGACGTACTTGCGGCGTGTCCCGCGAGCGGCGAGGGCGCCGTGCGCTCGACTAGCTAGGCTTTTGACCTAGATATTTGATCGATGTGCACGCGTCCTAGATGAGGCTTCCTAGCGCCAGCCGCGCTGTAGTTCTGTTCGGCGCTATCAGGCGTGCCAAGCGGCAGAGCAAGTGGTACACGACGCCCGCTGTTGGTGCATTGCTGCACGAAAGACGGGAATGGTGAGCTGCACTGGCGTGTCGACAGGCCGTCGTGAAATCGGACGGGCTGCATTCAAACCACTATTTTTCAATGACTTGTATCGTCGTGATGCTCAGGTGAGCAAGTTGGCACATTGATTGCGTAGTGATTACGTGCAGGTGCAACGGCGTGCCTGCAACAACACGAACACGATGCAGTGGATCAACGGCGATCCGCACGCATCCGGGACAACGGCGTCCTTCCGGTTTTACCGGAGGGGCGCCGTTTTTTTTTGGCCATCGCATTCGAAGAGGTCTCTATGCAGCGCTCGTTCTGGCGATCCGGGCACACGCCCACCTTGTTCGCATCCTTTCTGTATTTCGACCTGAGTTTCATGGTGTGGTATCTGCTCGGTCCGCTGCAGGTGCCGATCGCGCAAGCGCTGGGCTTGGATACGCAGCAGCGCGCCCTGATGGTGGCGGTGCCGATTCTGTGCGGCGCGGTGTTGCGGCTGGTGCTGGGAATGCTGGCCGACCGCATCGGTGCCAAGCGCGCGGGCGTTGTCGCACAACTCGCGGTGATTGCCTCGTTGTTCGGTGCGTGGCAGCTGGGCGTGCACAGCATGGGGCAGGTGTTGTTGCTGGGCGTGCTGCTCGGCATTGCCGGCGCCTCGTTCGCCGTGGCGCTGCCGCTGGCTTCGCGTTGGTATCCGCCCGAGCATCAGGGCACCGCGATGGGGATTGCCGGTGCAGGCAATTCCGGCACCGTGCTGGCTGCGTTGTTTGCGCCGATGCTGGCGTTGGCGTTCGGTTATCAGAACGTGTTTGGACTGGCATGCATCCCGTTGGTGCTGACCTTGATCGTGTTCGTCTTGATTGCGAAAGAAGCGCCTGCACCGGTCGCGCGCAAGCGTTGGTCAGACTATGGCCGCGTGCTGGTGGGCAACCGCGATGCATGGCGCTTCATGTTTTTCTACTCGGTGACCTTTGGCGGGTTTTCCGGGTTTGCCAGTGCATTGCCCGGCTACTTCCACGACCAGTTCGGCTTCGATGCGCGCACTGCAGGTTGGGCGACGGCTGCCTGCGTGTTGGCGGGTTCGGTGATGCGTCCGCTGGGCGGTGTGATTGCCGACCGCGTTGGCGGCACGCGCGCCTTGCTGGCGGTCTATCTGTTGGTTGCAGCGTTGGTGGGCATTGCAGGTTTTGGTGCGGGCGGCACGATGGTGACGCTGGCGTTGTTTGTGTTGACGTTGCTGTGTCTGGGCGCCGGCAATGGTGCGGTGTTTCAACTGGTACCGCAGCGGTTTGCACAGGATATCGGGGTGATGACCGGCTTGATCGGGATGGCCGGCGGCATCGGTGGATTTGCGCTTGCTGCAGGCTTGGGCGTGCTCAAGCAGCACACCGGCAGCTATGCGATCGGCATGTGGTTGTTCGCGGCCTTCGCACTCGGTGGCTGGGCGTTGCTGGCCGGGGTCAAGACGCAATGGCGTAGCGAATGGTCCACCGCCGGCGCGGCGCGGGTCTGAACATGTCGACAGGAATCCAGGCAATGAAGCAACCCAGACTTGTCGTCATCGGCAATGGCATGGCCGGCATCCGCACTGTGGAGGAACTGCTCAAGCTGATGCCGGGCATGTACCACATCACCGTGTTCGGCGCCGAGCCGCATCCCAACTACAACCGCATCCTGCTCTCGCCGGTGTTGGCCGGCGAGCAGGAGTTCGACGATATCGTGCTCAACCCGTTGCAGTGGTATCAGGACAACGGGATTCACCTGCACTTGAACAAGGAAGTCACGCGCATCGATCGCGTGCGCCGTCGGGTGATCGCTGCCGATGGCACCGAGGCCGAATACGACCGCTTGTTGATCGCCACCGGCTCGGTGCCGTTCGTGTTGCCGATTCCCGGTAACGACTTGAAGGGCGTGATTGGATACCGCGATATCCAGGACACGCGCACGATGATCGAGACCGCGCGCAGCAAGCAGCACGCGGTGGTGATCGGTGGCGGCTTGCTCGGTCTGGAAGCGGCCAATGGCTTGAAAGTGCGCGGGATGGACGTGACCGTGGTGCATCTGGCCGGTTGGTTGCTGGAGCGTCAGCTCGACCCGGTGGCCGGTGGTTTGCTGCAGCAGGCGCTGCGTGCGCGCGGGTTGGAGTTCAAGCTGAGTACTGCGACCAGTGCGCTGCTGGGCAATGCGCAGGGCGACGTGATCGGGGTGAGGTTTACCGATGGCAGCGAGATCCCGGCCGATCTGGTGGTGATGGCAGCGGGCATCTGCCCGAATACGCGGCTGGCCGAAGAAGCCGGCATCCATTGCTCGCGTGGCATCGTGGTCAACGACAGTCTGCAGAGCTTCGACCCACGCGTGTACGCGGTGGGCGAGTGCGCAAATCATCGGGGCATTGCGTACGGCCTGGTGGCGCCGTTGTTCGAGCAGGCCAAGGTGTGCGCGAATCATCTGGCGCAGTTCGGTATCGGCATCTATCGCGGTTCG includes:
- a CDS encoding CmpA/NrtA family ABC transporter substrate-binding protein, which produces MSQADLPVLRVAYMPLIDCAPLIAAQRLGLDRAHGLQLELQRQASWAGVRDRLLAGEVDAAHALASLVYAIDLGIAGPQCPMALLMTLNHNGQAITLAPALAQALADGHALPQVLAGLGRRAVFAQTFPTGTHALWLYYWLAACGVDPMRDVDVLSVPPPQMPEALASGLVDGYCSGEPWAAVAEAQGSGRRVIRSGELWAGHPEKVLACRREFAALQPELTERMTACVLEACRWLDAAPGNRAQCAQWLAEPQHIGVSAAHLAACLDADVEIHANDATALAFHRNGAVNMPWLSDGEWFLTQFQRWGWHDIHDDDIARLRDIHRLDNYRRAAARVGVAVPDDDHRSNRLFDAL
- a CDS encoding nitrate/nitrite transporter; translated protein: MFASFLYFDLSFMVWYLLGPLQVPIAQALGLDTQQRALMVAVPILCGAVLRLVLGMLADRIGAKRAGVVAQLAVIASLFGAWQLGVHSMGQVLLLGVLLGIAGASFAVALPLASRWYPPEHQGTAMGIAGAGNSGTVLAALFAPMLALAFGYQNVFGLACIPLVLTLIVFVLIAKEAPAPVARKRWSDYGRVLVGNRDAWRFMFFYSVTFGGFSGFASALPGYFHDQFGFDARTAGWATAACVLAGSVMRPLGGVIADRVGGTRALLAVYLLVAALVGIAGFGAGGTMVTLALFVLTLLCLGAGNGAVFQLVPQRFAQDIGVMTGLIGMAGGIGGFALAAGLGVLKQHTGSYAIGMWLFAAFALGGWALLAGVKTQWRSEWSTAGAARV